A genome region from Pangasianodon hypophthalmus isolate fPanHyp1 chromosome 11, fPanHyp1.pri, whole genome shotgun sequence includes the following:
- the si:dkey-121a11.3 gene encoding uncharacterized protein KIAA1614 isoform X1 yields the protein MEDVVVPEEGNAMAADSHPVDRSDQESEFQPPLSPTHVLRSVISSSLSSHAQLPQHASAVSALQSKMKARSERKAIWKQPSKMKEDRRTVPGFYMSACSHTGAWGFSSSDEDMEARAEDLAIHTVEDKSIITSMGHGEAVFLENITDNICNAKQDFSLCRNKPWTPPKGFWRIARQEPLLSNGGDVSEREESKSGLMPRHTALRTDPSVQEEIKRSDSAESHLQSCRPSDSVAKGSDLWRAESLESICSSGSSLSLAEKVEINRTILRQMLQKAQRKSGEGQQATITDQKMENTHSRGGLNDSDWDSGISLHDSEQTQRPFVSGAELPLSPRHEQAKQLLERARMKARSNPLKADHTILPVQRDKPELLSWVGAPVQQAPLVGTERVVVGSGNLSDSSSSDSTGGSRRRRTHGQSPTRVRFQDETEKDAEVRYLERQCKRVGERAQGLLGAKPSLATYINSQRPEDKYKSRRSQEDLPDINSHYEPATMGQQCNSCGTILDGDFSDPRFFQKQPSPANGESEGRTVPCWVAPTLPNRLVRIEQIKETYIGAMSPVIVESDGTHCRATGSVGSGRGTLQKQKRKSRKRDGSPEIRATAANGLRTPGSPSISRNTPMSNGAIALPPNPYALDSLEIKVEGTCKSLSNFKACVPSVASRGEVPGAQSVPGLPQPVSPPLQPKKSALNLDSPSGQRVMPSQHHHLMHIDIVQEGGEQSNLEGIPQGNPDPQQTTLISKNSIMKELAGSNSHGQRTIIPGQHGSQQAGLAQDQIRVAVAASPAKTSVNNGHVQGPIRAEEQREDSSSPSPMTSDLRLIDRNMTPEAEQREGKAQQALRRFFSAMGLNAGRRISKSHSSSMEQLGPPLKPRTNSSETPSHPHTLKKAPSLQNLRLASPFSQLKKSSSVQNLQSPKRKPERSTVYTPGERPCSPALSRGLQRALSVEDVGSPSAMRSVGRVAQAFPDGTFLLELNRPPDRPFGFLISRGKGRPDSGVYVEDMGDSSTQKLYAGLLGVGDEILEVNGEKVAGLSLDLVTQLMVQNGTASIRVLRHRPPHR from the exons ATGGAGGACGTGGTTGTGCCTGAGGAGGGCAATGCTATGGCTGCTGACTCCCACCCGGTGGACAGATCAGACCAGGAATCTGAATTCCAGCCTCCATTGAGTCCCACCCATGTGCTCAGATCTGTCATTTCCTCTTCTCTAAGCTCCCACGCCCAGCTACCCCAACATGCCTCTGCAGTTTCAGCCCTGCAGTCCAAGATGAAGGCTCGCTCAGAGCGCAAAGCAATCTGGAAACAGCCTTCTAAAATGAAAGAAGACAGGAGAACGGTACCTGGGTTCTACATGTCAGCATGCTCTCACACAGGTGCCTGGGGattcagcagcagtgatgaAGACATGGAAGCTCGTGCTGAGGATTTAGCCATCCACACTGTTGAAGATAAAAGCATCATCACTTCCATGGGACATGGAGAAGCAGTATTTCTGGAGAACATCACAGACAACATCTGCAATGCCAAACAAGATTTTTCCTTGTGCCGCAACAAACCATGGACTCCTCCCAAGGGCTTTTGGAGGATCGCCAGGCAAGAGCCTTTGCTATCAAATGGAGGTGATGTTTCAGAAAGAGAGGAATCTAAAAGTGGGCTCATGCCCAGGCACACAGCTCTGAGGACAGATCCCAGTGTTCAGGAAGAGATTAAAAGGTCAGACAGTGCAGAGAGCCATCTTCAGAGCTGCAGGCCGAGTGACTCAGTAGCAAAAGGAAGCGATCTGTGGCGTGCTGAGAGTCTAGAAAGCATCTGCAGCAGTGGAAGCTCTCTCTCCCTAGCAGAGAAAGTGGAGATAAACCGAACCATCCTCAGACAGATGCTTCAGAAAGCCCAAAGGAAGAGCGGTGAGGGGCAACAGGCTACAATTACTGATCAGAAGATGGAGAATACACATAGCAGAG GTGGGCTGAATGACAGTGACTGGGATTCTGGGATTTCTCTTCATGACAGTGAACAAACTCAGAG GCCCTTTGTCTCAGGCGCTGAGTTGCCGCTCAGTCCTCGCCATGAACAGGCCAAACAACTGCTAGAGCGTGCTCGCATGAAGGCCCGCTCAAACCCGCTCAAAGCTGACCACACCATCCTACCCGTCCAGAGGGACAAGCC ggAGCTGCTTTCCTGGGTCGGAGCACCTGTGCAGCAGGCTCCTCTTGTGGGTACGGAACGGGTGGTGGTTGGCTCCGGAAATCTCAGTGATTCCTCCAGCAGTGACTCGACTGGAGGCTCTCGTCGCCGTCGAACGCATGGGCAGTCTCCAACGCGTGTGCGTTTTCAagatgagacagagaaagacgcTGAAGTGCGGTACTTGGAGCGGCAGTGCAAACGAGTTGGAGAGAGGGCACAGGGACTGCTGGGAGCCAAACCCAGTTTGGCAACGTACATCAACAGCCAGAGACCCGAGGACAAATACAAAAGCAGGAGGAGTCAGGAGGACTTACCCGACATTAATAGTCATTATGAACCCGCTACCATGGGTCAACAGTGCAACTCTTGTGGAACAATATTGGATGGAGATTTTTCAGACCCCCGCTTCTTTCAAAAGCAACCATCACCTGCTAACGGAGAATCTGAGGGAAGGACTGTGCCATGCTGGGTTGCACCCACACTGCCTAACCGCCTGGTGCGAATAGAGCAGATTAAAGAGACTTACATAGGTGCCATGAGCCCTGTCATTGTTGAGAGCGATGGCACACACTGTAGAGCCACAGGCAGTGTGGGTAGTGGTAGAGGGACTCTACagaagcagaaaagaaaaagtcgTAAGAGGGATGGCAGTCCCGAGATAAGGGCCACTGCTGCCAATGGGCTCAGAACACCAGGATCACCAAGCATTTCCAGGAACACACCCATGTCTAATGGAGCTATAGCTCTACCCCCAAACCCATATGCCCTAGATTCTCTAGAGATAAAGGTGGAGGGAACATGTAAGTCTCTTTCTAACTTTAAAGCCTGTGTGCCTTCAGTGGCCTCCAGAGGAGAAGTGCCTGGAGCTCAATCAGTTCCTGGGCTCCCTCAGCCTGTTTCGCCGCCTCTTCAGCCCAAAAAATCTGCTCTGAATTTGGACAGTCCCAGTGGCCAGCGAGTCATGCCTTCTCAACACCATCATCTCATGCACATAGACATTGTACAAGAGGGTGGGGAGCAATCAAATTTGGAGGGTATTCCTCAAGGAAACCCTGATCCTCAACAAACCACTTTGATATCTAAAAACTCCATCATGAAGGAACTAGCAGGTAGCAACAGTCATGGCCAGAGAACCATAATACCAGGGCAACATGGTTCCCAACAAGCAG GTTTGGCACAGGACCAAATCAGAGTGGCGGTAGCAGCTAGCCCTGCCAAAACATCTGTGAATAATGGACATGTTCAAGGACCTATCAGGGCCGAGGAGCAAAGGGAGGACAGCTCAAGCCCTTCACC TATGACCTCTGACCTCCGGCTGATCGATCGAAACATGACCCCAGAAGCTGAGCAAAGGGAGGGTAAAGCTCAGCAGGCCCTGCGCCGCTTCTTTTCGGCCATGGGTCTGAATGCAGGAAGACGGATTAGTAAGAGTCACTCCAGCAGCATGGAGCAGCTCGGCCCGCCACTCAAACCCAGAACAAACTCCTCAGAAACCCCcagccacccacacacactaaagaAGGCACCCTCGCTCCAGAACCTCCGTCTG GCGTCTCCCTTCTCTCAGCTGAAGAAATCCTCCTCAGTGCAGAATCTCCAGTCTCCCAAGAGGAAGCCGGAGCGCTCTACTGTATATACACCAGGGGAACGGCCCTGTAGCCCCGCCCTCTCCAG gggtctCCAGCGTGCACTGAGCGTAGAGGACGTGGGCAGCCCCAGTGCTATGCGCTCAGTGGGTAGAGTCGCTCAGGCGTTTCCTGATGGGACATTTCTGTTAGAGCTGAACCGGCCTCCAGACAGGCCCTTCGGCTTCCTCATCTCCCGTGGGAAAGGCAGACCAGACTCAG GTGTGTATGTGGAGGACATGGGGGACAGCAGTACTCAGAAGCTGTATGCTGGACTGCTGGGAGTGGGTGACGAGATCCTGGAGGTGAATGGGGAGAAGGTAGCAGGGCTGAGTTTGGACTTGGTCACCCAACTGATGGTCCAGAATGGTACAGCATCCATCCGTGTGCTGCGACACCGACCACCTCACCGCTAA
- the si:dkey-121a11.3 gene encoding uncharacterized protein si:dkey-121a11.3 isoform X2, giving the protein MEDVVVPEEGNAMAADSHPVDRSDQESEFQPPLSPTHVLRSVISSSLSSHAQLPQHASAVSALQSKMKARSERKAIWKQPSKMKEDRRTVPGFYMSACSHTGAWGFSSSDEDMEARAEDLAIHTVEDKSIITSMGHGEAVFLENITDNICNAKQDFSLCRNKPWTPPKGFWRIARQEPLLSNGGDVSEREESKSGLMPRHTALRTDPSVQEEIKRSDSAESHLQSCRPSDSVAKGSDLWRAESLESICSSGSSLSLAEKVEINRTILRQMLQKAQRKSGEGQQATITDQKMENTHSRGGLNDSDWDSGISLHDSEQTQRPFVSGAELPLSPRHEQAKQLLERARMKARSNPLKADHTILPVQRDKPELLSWVGAPVQQAPLVGTERVVVGSGNLSDSSSSDSTGGSRRRRTHGQSPTRVRFQDETEKDAEVRYLERQCKRVGERAQGLLGAKPSLATYINSQRPEDKYKSRRSQEDLPDINSHYEPATMGQQCNSCGTILDGDFSDPRFFQKQPSPANGESEGRTVPCWVAPTLPNRLVRIEQIKETYIGAMSPVIVESDGTHCRATGSVGSGRGTLQKQKRKSRKRDGSPEIRATAANGLRTPGSPSISRNTPMSNGAIALPPNPYALDSLEIKVEGTCKSLSNFKACVPSVASRGEVPGAQSVPGLPQPVSPPLQPKKSALNLDSPSGQRVMPSQHHHLMHIDIVQEGGEQSNLEGIPQGNPDPQQTTLISKNSIMKELAGSNSHGQRTIIPGQHGSQQAGLAQDQIRVAVAASPAKTSVNNGHVQGPIRAEEQREDSSSPSPMTSDLRLIDRNMTPEAEQREGKAQQALRRFFSAMGLNAGRRISKSHSSSMEQLGPPLKPRTNSSETPSHPHTLKKAPSLQNLRLASPFSQLKKSSSVQNLQSPKRKPERSTVYTPGERPCSPALSRRTEQKFQ; this is encoded by the exons ATGGAGGACGTGGTTGTGCCTGAGGAGGGCAATGCTATGGCTGCTGACTCCCACCCGGTGGACAGATCAGACCAGGAATCTGAATTCCAGCCTCCATTGAGTCCCACCCATGTGCTCAGATCTGTCATTTCCTCTTCTCTAAGCTCCCACGCCCAGCTACCCCAACATGCCTCTGCAGTTTCAGCCCTGCAGTCCAAGATGAAGGCTCGCTCAGAGCGCAAAGCAATCTGGAAACAGCCTTCTAAAATGAAAGAAGACAGGAGAACGGTACCTGGGTTCTACATGTCAGCATGCTCTCACACAGGTGCCTGGGGattcagcagcagtgatgaAGACATGGAAGCTCGTGCTGAGGATTTAGCCATCCACACTGTTGAAGATAAAAGCATCATCACTTCCATGGGACATGGAGAAGCAGTATTTCTGGAGAACATCACAGACAACATCTGCAATGCCAAACAAGATTTTTCCTTGTGCCGCAACAAACCATGGACTCCTCCCAAGGGCTTTTGGAGGATCGCCAGGCAAGAGCCTTTGCTATCAAATGGAGGTGATGTTTCAGAAAGAGAGGAATCTAAAAGTGGGCTCATGCCCAGGCACACAGCTCTGAGGACAGATCCCAGTGTTCAGGAAGAGATTAAAAGGTCAGACAGTGCAGAGAGCCATCTTCAGAGCTGCAGGCCGAGTGACTCAGTAGCAAAAGGAAGCGATCTGTGGCGTGCTGAGAGTCTAGAAAGCATCTGCAGCAGTGGAAGCTCTCTCTCCCTAGCAGAGAAAGTGGAGATAAACCGAACCATCCTCAGACAGATGCTTCAGAAAGCCCAAAGGAAGAGCGGTGAGGGGCAACAGGCTACAATTACTGATCAGAAGATGGAGAATACACATAGCAGAG GTGGGCTGAATGACAGTGACTGGGATTCTGGGATTTCTCTTCATGACAGTGAACAAACTCAGAG GCCCTTTGTCTCAGGCGCTGAGTTGCCGCTCAGTCCTCGCCATGAACAGGCCAAACAACTGCTAGAGCGTGCTCGCATGAAGGCCCGCTCAAACCCGCTCAAAGCTGACCACACCATCCTACCCGTCCAGAGGGACAAGCC ggAGCTGCTTTCCTGGGTCGGAGCACCTGTGCAGCAGGCTCCTCTTGTGGGTACGGAACGGGTGGTGGTTGGCTCCGGAAATCTCAGTGATTCCTCCAGCAGTGACTCGACTGGAGGCTCTCGTCGCCGTCGAACGCATGGGCAGTCTCCAACGCGTGTGCGTTTTCAagatgagacagagaaagacgcTGAAGTGCGGTACTTGGAGCGGCAGTGCAAACGAGTTGGAGAGAGGGCACAGGGACTGCTGGGAGCCAAACCCAGTTTGGCAACGTACATCAACAGCCAGAGACCCGAGGACAAATACAAAAGCAGGAGGAGTCAGGAGGACTTACCCGACATTAATAGTCATTATGAACCCGCTACCATGGGTCAACAGTGCAACTCTTGTGGAACAATATTGGATGGAGATTTTTCAGACCCCCGCTTCTTTCAAAAGCAACCATCACCTGCTAACGGAGAATCTGAGGGAAGGACTGTGCCATGCTGGGTTGCACCCACACTGCCTAACCGCCTGGTGCGAATAGAGCAGATTAAAGAGACTTACATAGGTGCCATGAGCCCTGTCATTGTTGAGAGCGATGGCACACACTGTAGAGCCACAGGCAGTGTGGGTAGTGGTAGAGGGACTCTACagaagcagaaaagaaaaagtcgTAAGAGGGATGGCAGTCCCGAGATAAGGGCCACTGCTGCCAATGGGCTCAGAACACCAGGATCACCAAGCATTTCCAGGAACACACCCATGTCTAATGGAGCTATAGCTCTACCCCCAAACCCATATGCCCTAGATTCTCTAGAGATAAAGGTGGAGGGAACATGTAAGTCTCTTTCTAACTTTAAAGCCTGTGTGCCTTCAGTGGCCTCCAGAGGAGAAGTGCCTGGAGCTCAATCAGTTCCTGGGCTCCCTCAGCCTGTTTCGCCGCCTCTTCAGCCCAAAAAATCTGCTCTGAATTTGGACAGTCCCAGTGGCCAGCGAGTCATGCCTTCTCAACACCATCATCTCATGCACATAGACATTGTACAAGAGGGTGGGGAGCAATCAAATTTGGAGGGTATTCCTCAAGGAAACCCTGATCCTCAACAAACCACTTTGATATCTAAAAACTCCATCATGAAGGAACTAGCAGGTAGCAACAGTCATGGCCAGAGAACCATAATACCAGGGCAACATGGTTCCCAACAAGCAG GTTTGGCACAGGACCAAATCAGAGTGGCGGTAGCAGCTAGCCCTGCCAAAACATCTGTGAATAATGGACATGTTCAAGGACCTATCAGGGCCGAGGAGCAAAGGGAGGACAGCTCAAGCCCTTCACC TATGACCTCTGACCTCCGGCTGATCGATCGAAACATGACCCCAGAAGCTGAGCAAAGGGAGGGTAAAGCTCAGCAGGCCCTGCGCCGCTTCTTTTCGGCCATGGGTCTGAATGCAGGAAGACGGATTAGTAAGAGTCACTCCAGCAGCATGGAGCAGCTCGGCCCGCCACTCAAACCCAGAACAAACTCCTCAGAAACCCCcagccacccacacacactaaagaAGGCACCCTCGCTCCAGAACCTCCGTCTG GCGTCTCCCTTCTCTCAGCTGAAGAAATCCTCCTCAGTGCAGAATCTCCAGTCTCCCAAGAGGAAGCCGGAGCGCTCTACTGTATATACACCAGGGGAACGGCCCTGTAGCCCCGCCCTCTCCAG GAGGACAGAGCAGAAATTCCAGTAA